From one Microbacter margulisiae genomic stretch:
- the dapF gene encoding diaminopimelate epimerase: protein MKFTKMHGAGNDYVYVNGFVETIEDPASLSIAISDRHFGIGADGLVLILPSETSDFRMRIFNADGSEAEMCGNASRCIAKYVFDHGMTDKTSITLETLSGQKRLDLQLAEGIVTSVRVDMGEPILSSKQIPVHSDEDEIIDFPIALDGKKVNITALSMGNPHVIIFVDNVDEIDLPKVGPKVEHHPLFPKRTNTEFVQILSPDHLKMRVWERGSGETLACGTGACAATVASILNEKAERRVTMELKGGTLFIEWSEADNHVYMTGPATTVFEGEYFPA from the coding sequence ATGAAATTCACTAAAATGCACGGAGCCGGAAACGACTATGTTTATGTAAATGGTTTTGTCGAGACCATTGAAGATCCGGCTTCCCTTTCCATTGCAATTAGCGACAGGCATTTTGGCATAGGCGCCGATGGATTGGTTCTTATTCTGCCATCGGAAACATCTGATTTTCGAATGCGTATTTTCAATGCTGACGGTTCGGAAGCCGAGATGTGCGGAAACGCCTCGCGTTGTATCGCAAAATATGTATTCGACCACGGGATGACCGATAAAACTTCGATCACACTTGAAACGCTTTCAGGCCAAAAACGGTTAGACCTCCAACTTGCAGAAGGAATTGTAACATCTGTTCGCGTGGACATGGGAGAACCGATCTTATCGTCAAAACAGATTCCGGTTCACAGCGACGAAGATGAGATTATCGACTTCCCTATTGCGCTGGACGGAAAGAAAGTCAATATCACGGCGTTGTCTATGGGCAATCCTCATGTTATTATTTTTGTTGATAATGTGGATGAAATTGATTTACCAAAAGTAGGGCCTAAAGTAGAGCACCATCCGCTTTTTCCAAAACGAACCAATACTGAATTTGTTCAGATATTATCTCCTGACCATTTAAAAATGCGCGTTTGGGAGCGGGGATCAGGTGAAACACTGGCATGTGGAACGGGAGCATGTGCAGCTACTGTTGCCTCTATCCTGAATGAAAAAGCAGAACGAAGAGTCACGATGGAATTAAAAGGAGGAACTTTATTCATCGAATGGTCAGAAGCTGATAACCACGTCTATATGACCGGGCCAGCGACCACCGTTTTTGAAGGAGAATATTTCCCGGCTTAA
- a CDS encoding LL-diaminopimelate aminotransferase, translated as MAFINDNFIILSETYLFSEIARKVAAYKEHNPSANVIRLGIGDVTRPLAPAVVTALHQAVDEMGQASTFRGYGPEQGYDFLRQTIVSHDFEARGISISPDEIFVSDGAKSDTGNFGDILGKDNIIAVTDPVYPVYVDTNVMAGRAGMQDASGAWNNIVYLPCTAENQFVPSLPDKHADIIYLCYPNNPTGTTLKRDELKKWVDYAREQDSIILFDAAYEAFISEPDVPHSIYEIEGARDVAIEFRSFSKTAGFTGLRCGYTVVPKNITAHSKNHERIPLNRLWNRRQTTKFNGTAYIVQRAAEAVYSAEGQQQIKETIAHYMHNATLIREGIEKKGIAAFGGVNAPYIWLKTPDNISSWQFFDRLLNEVNVVGTPGVGFGPHGEGYFRLTAFGSLQQTTEAMQRIAGWKL; from the coding sequence ATGGCATTCATCAACGACAATTTCATTATTCTGTCAGAGACCTATTTATTTTCAGAAATTGCACGTAAAGTAGCTGCATACAAAGAACACAATCCAAGTGCAAACGTCATTCGCCTGGGCATAGGGGATGTCACCCGCCCATTAGCTCCTGCCGTTGTCACTGCACTTCACCAAGCCGTTGACGAAATGGGACAAGCCTCCACTTTCAGAGGTTACGGGCCTGAACAGGGATACGACTTCCTGCGTCAGACAATTGTCAGTCACGATTTTGAAGCACGTGGCATCTCCATAAGTCCTGACGAGATCTTTGTAAGCGATGGAGCCAAAAGTGATACAGGAAACTTTGGCGATATTCTCGGCAAAGATAATATCATCGCAGTTACCGATCCGGTTTATCCCGTTTATGTGGATACCAACGTTATGGCAGGCCGTGCCGGCATGCAGGACGCCAGTGGAGCATGGAATAACATCGTTTATTTACCATGTACAGCCGAAAATCAGTTTGTACCGTCATTGCCCGACAAACATGCTGATATCATTTACCTTTGCTATCCCAACAATCCGACTGGGACAACGTTAAAACGGGATGAACTGAAGAAATGGGTTGATTATGCGAGGGAACAGGATTCCATCATTTTGTTTGACGCCGCTTATGAAGCGTTTATCAGCGAACCGGATGTCCCCCATTCCATTTACGAGATTGAAGGTGCCAGGGATGTAGCCATTGAATTCCGCAGTTTCTCAAAAACTGCCGGGTTCACCGGTCTGCGTTGCGGATATACTGTCGTGCCGAAGAATATAACCGCACATTCGAAAAACCACGAACGTATTCCGCTCAACCGTCTGTGGAACAGACGCCAAACGACAAAATTCAACGGGACAGCCTACATCGTACAACGGGCTGCTGAAGCCGTTTATTCTGCTGAAGGACAACAACAGATCAAAGAAACAATTGCACACTACATGCATAATGCCACTTTAATCCGTGAAGGCATTGAGAAAAAAGGCATTGCAGCATTTGGAGGAGTAAATGCTCCGTATATCTGGCTCAAAACGCCTGACAATATCTCATCATGGCAATTTTTTGACCGTTTATTAAACGAAGTCAATGTTGTAGGTACACCGGGGGTAGGATTTGGCCCACACGGCGAAGGTTATTTCCGCCTGACAGCATTCGGAAGCCTTCAACAAACCACCGAAGCAATGCAGCGCATTGCCGGCTGGAAATTATAA
- a CDS encoding radical SAM protein, whose translation MSTFLFDKIIFGPVKSRRLGVSLGINLLPTTAKVCSFNCIYCECGFNTPAKGAYIPTRDEVKTELIATLSAMKEANQPLDVITFAGNGEPTIHKDFAGIIDDTIAARDAYFPDVKISVLSNSTQIDKPSVFEALQRVDNNILKLDSAVDTTLRLLNQPGSTTVNAAWFIEHLKKFEGKLIIQTMFLHGKTGGQTIDNTTPEEIGAWLEALQQIKPKQVMIYTLDREAPTQTLQKATHEELTSIAQRIKSQGFDVLIGE comes from the coding sequence ATGTCCACTTTTTTATTTGACAAAATCATCTTTGGTCCGGTCAAAAGCCGGAGGCTGGGCGTTTCGCTTGGCATCAACCTGCTGCCTACAACAGCAAAAGTTTGTTCTTTCAACTGTATATATTGCGAATGTGGCTTTAATACCCCCGCCAAAGGGGCGTATATTCCCACGCGAGACGAAGTGAAAACAGAGCTTATAGCAACGTTATCGGCAATGAAAGAGGCAAATCAGCCTCTGGATGTAATCACGTTTGCAGGAAATGGAGAGCCAACCATTCATAAAGATTTTGCCGGCATTATTGATGATACGATAGCAGCCCGTGATGCATATTTCCCCGATGTCAAAATCAGCGTATTATCAAACAGCACTCAGATAGACAAACCTTCGGTATTTGAAGCACTGCAACGGGTAGACAACAACATTCTCAAACTTGATTCAGCTGTTGACACAACACTCAGGTTACTGAATCAACCGGGATCGACTACCGTCAATGCGGCTTGGTTTATTGAGCATCTGAAAAAGTTTGAGGGAAAACTCATTATCCAAACAATGTTTTTACATGGGAAAACCGGAGGACAAACCATTGACAATACAACACCGGAAGAAATTGGAGCATGGCTAGAAGCGCTTCAACAGATTAAACCGAAACAGGTCATGATTTATACACTCGATCGTGAAGCGCCTACTCAGACACTGCAAAAAGCCACGCACGAGGAACTCACATCCATTGCACAACGTATAAAATCACAAGGATTTGACGTATTAATAGGTGAATAA
- a CDS encoding SurA N-terminal domain-containing protein, which produces MATLERIRRKGVFLVVTVGLAMFAFIIGDFLNSSQSFFGQEKMKVAVIDGKTIKYQQFLDDIDQLTDVYKIETGQTGSDEMNAQIRAQVWSNYLNSTLIGNQASELGLTVPKAEMNDLTIGDHISPLITGRRVFTDPQTGTFSKQALLNFLTGLSQAAQKNDPQQADQVKQFEQYWNFWVKMVKDNALQQKYVTLLSKTITSNALDAKYAFDRNEISANMTYVMQPYYTIPDASVTVSNSEIKDLYEQQKDRYRQDASNDFKYILIPIKPSQADYNAVAQKINGLKAGLASATDVSTIINDNSDSKYVDVPLSKDEIPPFLQDFAMNGKTGDIFGPTLENDTYVMAKIVEAKTMMPDSVNIRHIFVVAQTDTATTLLADSIQKAIKGGADFGALAKKYSRIQQTAANGGEIGWVREPNLLQMGFNLPLANKIFKSGINNIIVDKEPQGIQLIQVTAQKNVVPKVKLGVITMRVVSSDPTREQYYNQAKQFAAAVTSISNFDATAKAQNLVVHPANQVDPNAPQIGMIKNSRSIIRWVNDNKVGSVSDVLECGAENDQLVVAAIVAKHKKGYRSLEAVTPELKAQLITDKKAQLMMKNISATMATAQTLPALAASLKLKVDTANDVNFYSNGAGSLTNEPLIVGAATASQPNKLSMPLQGKMGVYVLNVSGIQKKQDAFSVQNEEQSLDERQAYMLPYLMFQVLKEKATITDNRQKFF; this is translated from the coding sequence ATGGCAACATTAGAACGAATTAGACGTAAAGGAGTATTTTTGGTGGTAACCGTAGGATTAGCCATGTTTGCATTTATCATTGGAGACTTTCTGAATTCCAGCCAGTCTTTTTTTGGTCAGGAAAAGATGAAAGTCGCCGTTATTGATGGGAAAACCATCAAATATCAGCAATTCCTCGACGATATAGATCAATTGACTGATGTATATAAGATTGAAACCGGTCAAACAGGGAGTGATGAAATGAATGCACAAATCAGGGCACAGGTTTGGTCAAACTATCTCAATTCTACTCTGATAGGAAACCAGGCTAGTGAGTTGGGGTTGACTGTCCCCAAAGCAGAAATGAATGATCTGACTATCGGTGATCATATCAGCCCTCTTATTACCGGTCGTCGTGTCTTTACTGATCCACAAACGGGAACTTTCAGCAAACAGGCTTTACTCAACTTCTTAACAGGATTAAGCCAGGCCGCTCAGAAAAATGATCCGCAACAAGCTGACCAGGTTAAACAGTTTGAACAATATTGGAATTTTTGGGTTAAAATGGTAAAAGATAATGCCCTGCAACAAAAGTATGTCACACTGCTTTCTAAAACGATTACCAGCAACGCGCTGGATGCAAAATATGCTTTTGATCGTAATGAAATTTCCGCGAACATGACTTATGTAATGCAGCCGTACTATACAATCCCGGATGCATCAGTAACTGTCAGCAACAGCGAAATCAAAGACTTGTATGAACAACAAAAGGATCGTTACAGACAAGATGCCAGTAACGACTTCAAATACATTTTAATCCCCATCAAGCCATCACAGGCTGACTACAATGCCGTTGCTCAAAAGATTAACGGCTTGAAAGCAGGCTTGGCATCTGCTACTGATGTCTCAACCATCATTAATGACAATTCCGACTCCAAATACGTTGACGTTCCTCTAAGCAAAGATGAAATTCCTCCGTTCCTTCAGGATTTTGCAATGAATGGCAAAACAGGGGATATTTTTGGTCCAACATTGGAAAATGACACTTACGTCATGGCAAAAATCGTAGAAGCTAAAACCATGATGCCTGATTCTGTCAACATCCGTCACATCTTTGTTGTGGCACAAACCGATACAGCAACAACTTTACTTGCTGACAGTATTCAAAAAGCAATCAAGGGAGGTGCTGACTTTGGAGCATTAGCAAAAAAATATTCCCGCATTCAACAGACAGCAGCTAATGGCGGCGAAATCGGATGGGTTCGTGAACCAAATTTACTTCAAATGGGCTTCAACCTGCCTCTGGCAAATAAGATTTTCAAATCAGGCATAAACAACATTATTGTTGACAAAGAACCGCAGGGCATCCAGCTTATTCAGGTAACAGCACAAAAGAATGTCGTTCCAAAAGTAAAACTGGGCGTTATCACTATGCGTGTTGTATCGAGCGATCCTACCCGCGAACAGTATTACAATCAGGCTAAACAATTTGCAGCAGCTGTGACATCAATTTCAAACTTTGATGCAACTGCAAAAGCACAAAATCTGGTAGTTCACCCGGCCAATCAGGTGGATCCTAACGCACCACAAATCGGGATGATTAAAAACTCCCGCTCGATAATTCGGTGGGTAAACGACAACAAAGTAGGCTCTGTATCAGACGTGCTGGAATGTGGAGCAGAAAACGACCAGTTGGTGGTTGCTGCCATTGTTGCAAAACACAAAAAGGGTTATCGTTCTCTTGAAGCTGTCACACCTGAGTTAAAAGCTCAATTGATCACAGACAAAAAAGCACAGCTTATGATGAAGAATATTTCGGCCACTATGGCAACAGCCCAAACATTACCCGCTCTTGCTGCTTCGTTGAAATTAAAAGTTGATACAGCAAACGATGTGAATTTCTATAGCAATGGAGCTGGTTCATTAACCAACGAACCTCTTATCGTCGGAGCTGCTACTGCCAGCCAGCCGAACAAGCTTTCAATGCCGTTACAAGGCAAAATGGGAGTCTATGTACTGAATGTTTCGGGTATCCAAAAGAAACAAGATGCGTTTAGTGTACAAAACGAAGAACAATCACTTGATGAGCGTCAGGCTTACATGTTACCGTATCTTATGTTCCAGGTATTGAAAGAAAAAGCAACCATTACAGATAATAGACAGAAATTCTTCTAA
- a CDS encoding IS3 family transposase: MSKTSTCGLLGVSRQVYYRYCRSKQKKQDKAEQVLTMVRPIRKNMPRIGFRKLYYLLYEPLIELHVGRDKFLSILKANQMLIKPKRNYRITTDSHHRFRKHKNLVADIELTHPEQVWVSDITYIGGRDRNCYLALVTDAYSKKIMGYDVSNSLSTEGSLRALNMAIKQKKYKNKLIHHSDRGLQYCSNDYQNVLKKKKIIPSMTEHYDPYANAIAERVNGILKQEFFLEDYLVDIKTMKLLVEDAVHIYNTQRPHWSCYMKTPEQMHCQKEIKIRNYKKQNLIKASLDKV; the protein is encoded by the coding sequence GTGAGCAAAACCTCCACCTGTGGATTGCTCGGGGTAAGTAGACAGGTTTATTATCGTTATTGTAGGTCAAAACAGAAGAAACAGGACAAGGCAGAGCAAGTATTAACAATGGTTCGTCCCATACGGAAAAATATGCCCCGAATAGGATTCAGGAAGTTATATTATCTTCTTTATGAACCATTAATAGAATTACATGTTGGCCGTGACAAGTTTCTATCTATACTAAAGGCTAATCAGATGTTGATTAAACCAAAGAGAAATTATCGTATAACCACAGACTCCCACCATCGTTTTAGAAAGCACAAGAATTTGGTGGCAGATATAGAACTGACCCATCCCGAACAGGTTTGGGTATCGGATATAACTTATATCGGGGGCAGGGACAGGAACTGTTATCTGGCATTAGTTACAGATGCATATTCCAAAAAGATCATGGGTTATGATGTTTCTAATAGTTTGTCCACTGAAGGTTCTTTGAGAGCATTAAACATGGCCATTAAACAAAAAAAATATAAAAACAAACTGATCCATCATTCGGATAGAGGATTACAGTATTGCAGTAACGATTATCAAAATGTATTGAAAAAGAAAAAGATTATACCAAGTATGACTGAGCATTATGACCCTTATGCCAATGCGATAGCTGAGAGGGTAAATGGGATATTAAAACAGGAGTTTTTTCTGGAGGATTATCTGGTAGATATCAAAACAATGAAATTATTGGTAGAAGATGCTGTTCATATTTACAATACACAAAGGCCACACTGGTCGTGTTACATGAAAACACCTGAACAGATGCACTGCCAAAAAGAAATAAAAATTAGAAATTATAAAAAGCAAAACCTTATCAAGGCTAGCCTTGATAAGGTTTGA
- a CDS encoding DEAD/DEAH box helicase, whose protein sequence is MTFEELGIDSNILKAINELGYETPMPIQEKVIPVLLQSEHDVIGLAQTGTGKTAAFGIPIIQKTDLSFRHPQSLILCPTRELCLQIADDLIDYSKYQEGLKVLPVYGGSSIESQIRSLKKGVHIIVATPGRLIDLMKRGTVKLDAVRNVVMDEADEMLNMGFTESINAILAAVPQERTTLLFSATMPNEIARIAKTYMHNPQEIVVGNRNESTNNVKHRAYVVHAKDKYLALKRIADYYPNFYGIVFCRTRKETQEVADALIRDGYNADSLHGDLSQQQRDYVMQKFRIRNLQILVATDVAARGLDVDDLSHVVNYGLPDDIETYTHRSGRTGRAGKTGISIAIIHSKERHKLHDIERKINKKFEPGVIPTGKAICEKQLINLIDKIEKVEVNEAEIADLLPVAYRKLDWLSKEDVIKRLISMEFNRMFEYYRDADELDVPIETSERQGKVRGEKGFARLFVNYGKMDGMMPPHFIEIINQYVPKRIDIGRIDILPKISFIEVRESDADLVIRSLNKIKGLERKLVVDRAQPENTHGDNKSRSGQKFASQDRKPRRR, encoded by the coding sequence ATGACATTTGAAGAGTTGGGTATTGATAGTAACATTCTAAAGGCTATCAATGAATTAGGCTACGAAACCCCAATGCCTATCCAAGAAAAAGTAATTCCGGTTTTATTACAAAGTGAACACGATGTGATTGGACTGGCACAAACAGGGACTGGTAAAACGGCAGCCTTCGGAATTCCTATCATTCAAAAAACGGATTTGTCATTCCGGCATCCTCAATCATTAATTCTTTGTCCTACACGCGAATTATGCTTGCAAATTGCTGATGATTTGATTGATTATTCGAAATATCAGGAAGGTTTGAAAGTTCTTCCGGTTTATGGAGGTTCAAGTATAGAGAGTCAAATCCGCTCATTGAAAAAAGGCGTTCATATTATTGTCGCCACGCCCGGCCGTTTGATTGATTTGATGAAACGGGGAACTGTTAAACTGGATGCTGTTCGCAATGTTGTAATGGATGAGGCGGACGAGATGTTGAATATGGGCTTTACTGAGAGTATTAATGCTATATTAGCTGCTGTACCGCAGGAAAGAACAACTCTGCTTTTTTCGGCTACTATGCCGAACGAGATTGCCCGCATAGCAAAAACCTACATGCACAATCCCCAAGAGATTGTTGTCGGCAACCGGAATGAGAGTACTAATAATGTAAAGCACCGTGCTTACGTAGTACATGCTAAAGATAAGTATTTGGCTTTGAAGCGTATTGCGGATTATTATCCTAACTTCTACGGCATTGTTTTTTGTCGTACCCGAAAGGAGACCCAGGAAGTCGCGGATGCTTTGATCCGCGATGGATATAATGCAGATTCCTTGCACGGTGACCTGTCTCAACAGCAACGCGATTATGTGATGCAGAAATTTCGCATACGGAATTTACAAATTCTGGTGGCTACCGATGTGGCTGCACGCGGATTGGATGTGGATGATCTGTCTCACGTGGTTAATTACGGTTTGCCAGATGATATCGAAACCTATACTCATCGCAGCGGGAGGACCGGACGTGCGGGTAAAACAGGGATATCCATTGCTATTATTCATAGCAAGGAAAGGCATAAACTTCACGATATTGAGCGAAAGATAAATAAGAAGTTTGAGCCAGGTGTCATTCCGACGGGCAAAGCTATTTGTGAGAAGCAATTAATTAATTTGATTGATAAGATAGAAAAGGTGGAAGTCAATGAAGCTGAGATTGCCGATTTGCTCCCTGTTGCATACCGTAAACTTGACTGGCTGTCTAAAGAGGATGTCATTAAACGATTAATTTCAATGGAGTTTAATCGGATGTTTGAATATTATCGCGATGCTGATGAATTGGATGTTCCGATTGAAACATCCGAAAGACAGGGGAAAGTCCGGGGAGAAAAAGGATTTGCCCGGTTGTTCGTCAATTACGGAAAAATGGACGGGATGATGCCTCCTCATTTTATTGAAATCATCAATCAATATGTCCCAAAACGAATTGATATCGGGAGAATAGACATTCTTCCCAAGATATCGTTTATTGAAGTCCGTGAATCGGATGCTGATTTGGTTATCCGTTCATTAAACAAGATTAAAGGATTGGAGCGTAAACTGGTGGTAGACCGCGCTCAACCAGAGAACACACATGGAGATAATAAGTCCCGTTCAGGGCAGAAATTTGCTTCTCAGGACAGGAAACCACGCCGCAGATAA
- a CDS encoding porin family protein produces MRKLFVTSFLLICSMTWVMAQSMSNKELNNGESNFTLGAFGGLNIPDLTGGGGNPLSANWSSRTGGAFGVTFNWYTSSHFAWRADLLYSSEGGKRDGMQALDASSINPQVPAGTYFYANYNNESVLNYLELPVMAKYILPLSKTSKFYIDFGPYVGLRLNAKQVTGGSSMVYADEAGTQPVSSQAVSFDASTSVTSQINTFNFGLTGGIGFSQSVGFGAITLDFRGAYGLTNVQRYAQDGSNHIGNLLISLGYSVPL; encoded by the coding sequence ATGAGAAAATTATTTGTAACCTCGTTTTTATTGATTTGTTCAATGACATGGGTGATGGCTCAATCTATGTCGAATAAAGAATTGAACAATGGTGAATCAAATTTCACTTTAGGAGCCTTTGGTGGGCTAAACATCCCTGATTTAACCGGGGGTGGCGGCAATCCCTTAAGCGCCAATTGGTCATCGCGTACCGGAGGTGCTTTTGGTGTCACGTTCAATTGGTACACAAGTTCGCATTTTGCATGGCGTGCCGATCTTCTCTATTCAAGTGAAGGTGGAAAAAGGGATGGGATGCAGGCGTTAGATGCTTCATCAATTAATCCGCAAGTACCTGCCGGTACCTATTTTTATGCAAATTACAACAATGAATCTGTATTGAATTATCTGGAGCTTCCTGTAATGGCCAAGTATATTCTTCCTTTAAGCAAGACATCGAAGTTTTATATTGACTTCGGTCCGTATGTTGGCTTACGGTTGAATGCAAAACAGGTTACGGGTGGCTCAAGCATGGTTTATGCTGATGAGGCAGGAACGCAACCTGTTTCAAGCCAGGCCGTTTCATTTGATGCCAGTACAAGTGTTACCAGCCAAATCAATACATTTAATTTTGGTTTGACCGGGGGCATTGGTTTTTCGCAGAGTGTGGGGTTTGGTGCAATTACACTGGATTTCAGAGGCGCTTATGGGTTAACTAACGTTCAAAGATATGCTCAGGATGGGAGTAACCATATTGGGAATCTTTTGATCTCGTTAGGTTATTCTGTTCCATTGTAA
- a CDS encoding radical SAM protein, protein MGTIKQVIFKEAVNQVIANRTLRSVAVRQLDKYLYNSIMNLGKEQLHQEKLDQFAFASGILHQAKKNLDKRVINPNVVKKMAQVFVGDSYSPDRYATLNTAKETFKEKHGEYPPTFLVLSPGKGCNLHCVGCYASADSAIAEKLDFETARRIVKENHDLFGSRFMTISGGEPFMYKDSGKTLLDIFEEFNDTFFLVYTNGTLINETIAGKLAKLGNVTPAISVEGWEEQTDSRRGKGIYSHILKAMANLRKVGVPFGISVTATSQNFDILMQDDFYDYFFNEEGATYMWQFQLMPIGKGKDVVDLMIQPDQRVKLYEKWSTLLNEKHYPIADFWNSGSLSSGCIAYGRFGGYFYIDWNGNVMPCVFVPYYKDNIKDIYASGKDLGDAIQSKMFRNGRAWQNKYRFDDPEHRGNGLMSCSIRDHYDNFKHHILTPDAKGEDADAEAVLSDPMYEAMMKDFDDELSRLTDKLFEEKYLKSEKNLVSHEVDQ, encoded by the coding sequence ATGGGAACTATTAAGCAAGTGATTTTCAAAGAAGCTGTGAATCAGGTGATAGCTAACAGGACATTACGCAGTGTAGCTGTCAGACAATTGGACAAGTATTTGTACAATAGCATTATGAACCTGGGGAAAGAGCAGCTACATCAGGAGAAGCTTGATCAGTTTGCCTTTGCAAGCGGCATTTTACATCAGGCAAAGAAGAATCTGGATAAAAGGGTGATTAACCCAAATGTGGTAAAGAAGATGGCTCAGGTATTTGTAGGTGATTCCTATAGCCCCGACCGTTATGCTACGCTAAACACTGCCAAAGAAACTTTCAAGGAGAAGCATGGCGAGTATCCTCCGACTTTTCTTGTTTTATCACCGGGCAAAGGATGTAATCTGCATTGTGTAGGATGTTATGCTTCGGCTGACTCTGCTATTGCGGAAAAGCTGGATTTTGAAACTGCGAGACGTATTGTCAAAGAAAATCACGACCTTTTCGGAAGCCGTTTTATGACTATTAGCGGGGGCGAACCGTTCATGTATAAAGATAGCGGAAAAACGTTGCTCGATATATTTGAGGAGTTTAATGACACGTTTTTTCTGGTTTACACAAATGGAACCCTGATCAATGAAACTATTGCCGGAAAATTAGCGAAACTTGGGAATGTGACTCCCGCTATTTCGGTTGAAGGGTGGGAAGAACAGACGGATAGCAGGCGGGGGAAGGGCATTTATAGCCATATTTTGAAAGCAATGGCTAACCTAAGAAAAGTAGGTGTTCCTTTTGGTATTTCGGTGACAGCCACCAGTCAAAACTTTGATATTTTGATGCAGGACGATTTTTATGATTATTTCTTCAATGAAGAGGGCGCGACTTATATGTGGCAGTTCCAGTTAATGCCTATCGGCAAGGGGAAGGATGTGGTCGATCTGATGATTCAACCTGACCAACGGGTCAAGTTATATGAGAAATGGTCTACACTGCTTAATGAAAAACATTATCCTATTGCTGATTTCTGGAATTCCGGTTCTTTGTCGAGCGGCTGCATTGCTTATGGACGCTTTGGCGGCTATTTCTATATTGATTGGAATGGAAACGTAATGCCTTGTGTATTTGTGCCTTACTACAAAGATAATATTAAAGATATTTATGCAAGCGGGAAGGATCTGGGAGATGCCATTCAATCTAAGATGTTCAGGAATGGAAGAGCCTGGCAAAACAAATACCGCTTTGATGATCCTGAGCACCGGGGGAATGGTTTGATGTCCTGTTCGATTCGTGATCATTATGACAATTTTAAACACCATATTTTGACGCCGGATGCAAAAGGTGAAGATGCAGATGCAGAAGCCGTATTGAGTGATCCGATGTATGAAGCCATGATGAAAGATTTTGATGACGAATTAAGCAGATTGACAGACAAACTTTTTGAAGAGAAATATCTGAAATCGGAGAAGAACCTTGTCAGTCATGAAGTAGATCAATAG
- a CDS encoding TetR/AcrR family transcriptional regulator, which yields MLDTSFDLHYLRKQILANKMARKTTEVRQDEIKQAVLEIIFTEGLKSLSTKNIAKHIGMSEGAIFRHFATKQDILLSILEDVQRELINQLREVAVSSLSPDVRLEKFLCVTIRYLAEKRGITLLLFSEALHSDDSALKSSLQQIFNIQRNLVSKIILDGVAIGMWDDQANIDRVPLIYLGIPVTLNIELALNGGLYYQTDFCKQMLELLLKMLRK from the coding sequence ATGCTTGATACCTCTTTTGATTTACATTACCTTCGTAAGCAAATACTCGCAAACAAAATGGCACGCAAAACGACTGAAGTAAGGCAGGATGAGATAAAACAGGCGGTATTAGAGATTATCTTTACTGAAGGATTGAAGTCTTTATCGACAAAAAATATTGCTAAACATATCGGGATGAGTGAAGGTGCTATTTTTCGTCATTTTGCTACCAAGCAGGATATCCTTTTGTCAATTTTGGAAGATGTTCAACGTGAGTTAATAAACCAGTTACGTGAAGTCGCCGTATCATCATTGTCCCCCGATGTAAGACTGGAGAAATTTTTGTGTGTAACAATCCGATATTTGGCCGAAAAAAGAGGTATTACCCTGTTATTATTCTCGGAGGCATTGCATAGCGACGATTCGGCTTTGAAAAGCAGTTTGCAGCAAATATTTAATATTCAGCGGAATCTGGTGAGTAAAATTATTCTTGATGGGGTAGCGATAGGGATGTGGGATGATCAGGCCAACATTGACCGTGTCCCTTTAATTTATCTGGGCATTCCTGTTACCTTAAATATCGAACTGGCACTCAATGGTGGTCTTTATTATCAGACTGATTTTTGCAAGCAAATGCTGGAGCTTTTGCTTAAGATGTTGCGGAAATAG